A region of the Paracoccus pantotrophus genome:
GGACAGGGCGTCGATGCCGCCCGAGTCCCTGACCAGATCGAACAGGGCCTGCGCGTAACGCCCGGCGATATCAGCGGAAATCGAAGCGGAATTGGCCACGGTCATCCTTCCGGTTAGCGCAAGCTCCGCAGGCGGGCCGGCGGGCGGGCCGGTCTGTCGCGGAGCGCGGGTCAAGGGCGGGCCCTGGCACAATCCGGCTGAGGCCTTCCCGAAATCTGCGGCGTCTCTAGCAGGTGATTTTCCCTGCCGCAACCGCCTTGAACACGGAAAAATGAGCGTTTGCGGCCCTTGGCCGAGGACCGGCTGCGACCGATTGCGCAAACAGCCCGTCCGCCCGGTCGCCGGCGCCTGCGCAGAACCGCGATGCGGCGCAGGCAGGCGGGGGGATTCGCCCGGCGGCGGTCGGCCCGCCCGCCCCGCTCAGCCCGGACCCCGCGCGGTGCGCCCGGCCCCCTGTCCCGCCGGCTGCGGCCGGGCGATGCCGCCCAGCACGTCGAGCGGGCTGGGCACGCTGACGCGCCGCCCCGGCCCGGCCGGCGCCTGCACCTGCTTGCTGAACTCGGTCAGCACCACGCCCGCGACCAGAACCTGGCTGATGCGCAGCCCGGCGCGCTCCCACATCTGCGCGCTTTTCAGCCAGAACCGCCGATCCGAGGGCGGGATGTAGAGCGCGGCCCCCGTGCGCTCGGTCACGAAGCCCGCCTCGCGGGCCTGCATCTCCAGCTGCCCCGCGGTATAGCTGCGCCCGAAGCCGAAGGGCGTCGTCTCGGACCGCGCCCACAGCCCGGCACGGTTCGGCACCATGATCAAAAGCCGTCCGCCCGGCCCCAGCACGCGCCAGGCCTCGTCCAGCAGGACGAAGGGATGGTCCGCCGTCTCCAGCGCGTGCAGCAGCACCAGCCGGTCCACGCTGCCGGTATCCAGCGGCCAGGCCGTCTCCTCGCACAGGACCGAGCAGTTGGGCATTCCCGTCGGCCAGGCCATCACCCCCTGCGGCCCCGGCATCAGCGAAATGACCCGCCGCGCCCGCGCCAGCCAGGGCCGCAGCAGCGGCGCGGCGAAGCCATAGCCGGCCACGGTCATGCCCTGCGCCTGATCGGGCGGCCACAGCCCGGTCAGCCGGTCGCGCAGCACGCGCTGGACCACCCGGCCCAGGGGACGGTTGTAATAGAATTTCCGCAGCTCATAGACGTCGTGATGCATTGCGCCTCCGGCCTCGCGAGGCCAGACTGCGGCAAAGAAAGGAATTTGCCAATGCCGCTGGAACTCGTGCCTGTCCGCTGCCTGACCGACAACTATGCCTGGCTCGTGCATGGCAACGGCCGGACCGCGCTGGTCGATGCGCCCGAGGCCGCGCCCATCCTGGCGGAACTGGCGGCGCGCGGCTGGTCGCTGGACCAGATCGCGCTGACCCACCACCATGCCGACCACATCCAGGCCGTGCCCGAACTGGTCGCGCAGACCGGCGCCGCGGTGATCGGCAACGCCCGGGATGCCGCCCGGCTGCCGCCGCTGGACCAGGCCGTGCGGCCCGGCGAACGCTTCGCGCTTTGCGGCGAAGCAGCCGAGGTGATCGACGTTCCCGGCCATACCATCGGCCATGTCGCCTTCCACCTGCCCGGCCCGGCCATGGTCTTCACCGCCGACAGCCTGATGGCGCTCGGCTGCGGCCGGCTGTTCGAGGGTAATGCCGAGACGATGTGGGC
Encoded here:
- a CDS encoding methyltransferase domain-containing protein, with protein sequence MHHDVYELRKFYYNRPLGRVVQRVLRDRLTGLWPPDQAQGMTVAGYGFAAPLLRPWLARARRVISLMPGPQGVMAWPTGMPNCSVLCEETAWPLDTGSVDRLVLLHALETADHPFVLLDEAWRVLGPGGRLLIMVPNRAGLWARSETTPFGFGRSYTAGQLEMQAREAGFVTERTGAALYIPPSDRRFWLKSAQMWERAGLRISQVLVAGVVLTEFSKQVQAPAGPGRRVSVPSPLDVLGGIARPQPAGQGAGRTARGPG
- the gloB gene encoding hydroxyacylglutathione hydrolase is translated as MPLELVPVRCLTDNYAWLVHGNGRTALVDAPEAAPILAELAARGWSLDQIALTHHHADHIQAVPELVAQTGAAVIGNARDAARLPPLDQAVRPGERFALCGEAAEVIDVPGHTIGHVAFHLPGPAMVFTADSLMALGCGRLFEGNAETMWASLSRLNALPAETLVCSGHDYCRGNGAFALSVDPGNAALRERLAETAAGTRPCAPSTLAEERATNPFLRVAELADSLGLAGASEAAVFAELRARKDRF